The following are encoded together in the Streptomyces flavofungini genome:
- a CDS encoding ATP-dependent RNA helicase, which produces MIRDDALRLPVREALPALRDALEGPGCAVLCAPPGTGKTTLVPLALAGLVPGLGAGGGGALRRVVVAEPRRIAARAAARRMAWLLGEKVGRSVGYTVRGERVVGPHTRVEVVTTGVLLQRLQRDQELAGGGGVDAVVIDECHERHLDADTVAAFLVDVRETLRPELRLVAASATTDAEGWARVLGGAPVVQAAGTAHPVEVVWAPPARPVRPPHRGGVSPARAQSRAWGSVDPALLTHTASVVRRALRERDGDVLCFLPGVGEIGRVAGQLGDLGGVEVLQVHGRAPAAVQDAVLAGGERRRVVLATSVAESSLTVPGVRVVVDSGLAREPRVDHARGLGSLITVRASQAAGRQRAGRAGREAPGTVYRCWAEAEDGRLPRFPSPEIKVADLTAFALQAAVWGDPGAAGLALLDAPPAGAMAAARDVLVAIGAVDGVTGRVTERGVQLSRAGVHPRLARALLDAAPRVGAHRAAEAVALLSEEPPREYGDDLAAGLRAARRGADAYAARWRGEVRRLASAAASSGGAGPLAGGTVDATAASAPAQHAEPGDPGRAGAPPTRATPRTGGTVGLDAASAPAPPARGISRPPARDPEPRVPSADAPRHQAPDDLVVGLVAALAFPERVARRTDDGTYLMVGGTRAEVGGGSGLAGARWVAVAVADRAAGAGHARVRLGAVVDEGVARSAAASTYAERDEVAWADGDLVARRVERLGAVELVVRPIREPDPGLVRDALLAGLRREGLGLLRWSRDAVALRDRLRFLRRHVGEPWPDVSDGALLERADDWLEPELGRAGRRADLGRIDAGQALTRLLPWATGEAVRLDGLAPERVEVPSGSRVRVDYTDPEQPVLAVKLQEMFGLEDTPRVAGVPLLVHLLSPAGRPAAVTADLASFWRDGYRAVRAELRGRYPKHPWPEDPAGAAPTRYTKARQERAQRG; this is translated from the coding sequence GTGATCCGTGACGACGCCCTGAGACTGCCCGTGCGCGAGGCGCTGCCCGCCCTGCGCGATGCCCTGGAGGGGCCGGGGTGCGCCGTGCTGTGCGCGCCGCCCGGCACGGGCAAGACGACGCTCGTGCCGCTGGCGCTCGCGGGTCTCGTGCCCGGCCTCGGTGCCGGAGGGGGCGGTGCGCTGCGCCGTGTCGTGGTCGCCGAGCCGCGGCGCATCGCCGCCAGGGCCGCCGCGCGGCGGATGGCGTGGCTGCTCGGCGAGAAGGTCGGCCGGAGCGTCGGCTACACGGTGCGCGGCGAGCGCGTGGTGGGGCCGCACACGCGCGTGGAGGTCGTCACCACCGGCGTGCTGCTCCAGCGCCTGCAGCGGGACCAGGAGCTCGCGGGTGGCGGCGGGGTCGACGCCGTCGTGATCGACGAGTGCCACGAGCGGCATCTGGACGCGGACACCGTCGCCGCCTTCCTGGTCGATGTGCGCGAGACCCTGCGGCCCGAGCTGCGGCTCGTGGCCGCGTCGGCGACGACGGACGCCGAGGGGTGGGCGCGGGTCCTCGGCGGCGCTCCCGTGGTTCAGGCGGCGGGCACCGCGCACCCCGTGGAGGTGGTGTGGGCGCCGCCCGCGCGGCCCGTGCGGCCGCCGCACAGGGGTGGGGTCTCCCCTGCTCGAGCGCAGTCGAGAGCTTGGGGAAGCGTGGATCCGGCGCTGCTCACGCACACGGCGTCGGTGGTGCGGCGCGCGCTGCGGGAGCGGGACGGGGACGTGCTGTGCTTCCTGCCCGGGGTCGGCGAGATCGGCCGGGTGGCCGGGCAGTTGGGGGATCTGGGCGGCGTCGAGGTGCTTCAGGTGCACGGGCGTGCTCCGGCCGCCGTGCAGGACGCGGTCCTCGCGGGCGGGGAGCGGCGCCGCGTCGTCCTCGCCACGTCCGTCGCCGAGTCGTCCCTGACGGTGCCCGGGGTGCGGGTCGTCGTCGACTCCGGGCTCGCCAGGGAGCCGCGGGTCGACCACGCCCGCGGGCTCGGCTCCCTCATCACCGTGCGGGCCTCGCAGGCGGCCGGGCGGCAGCGGGCGGGGCGGGCCGGGCGGGAGGCGCCGGGGACGGTGTACCGGTGCTGGGCCGAGGCGGAGGACGGGCGGCTGCCGCGGTTCCCCTCGCCGGAGATCAAGGTGGCCGACCTGACGGCGTTCGCGCTCCAGGCCGCGGTCTGGGGCGACCCCGGTGCGGCGGGGCTCGCGCTGCTCGACGCGCCGCCCGCCGGGGCGATGGCCGCCGCGCGGGACGTGCTCGTGGCGATCGGCGCGGTGGACGGGGTGACGGGGCGGGTCACCGAGCGGGGCGTACAGCTGTCGCGGGCCGGGGTGCATCCGCGGCTCGCCCGTGCGCTCCTGGACGCCGCGCCCCGGGTCGGCGCGCACCGGGCCGCGGAAGCCGTCGCCCTGCTCAGCGAGGAGCCTCCCCGGGAGTACGGGGACGACCTGGCGGCTGGGCTGCGGGCCGCCCGGCGGGGCGCCGACGCCTATGCCGCGCGCTGGCGGGGCGAGGTGAGGCGCCTCGCGTCGGCCGCCGCGTCCTCCGGCGGCGCCGGGCCCCTCGCCGGGGGCACCGTGGACGCCACCGCCGCGTCGGCGCCCGCCCAGCACGCGGAACCGGGCGACCCCGGTCGCGCCGGGGCTCCGCCGACCCGCGCCACGCCCCGCACCGGCGGCACCGTCGGCCTCGACGCCGCGTCGGCGCCCGCGCCTCCGGCGCGGGGCATCTCCCGCCCACCTGCCCGAGACCCGGAACCGCGGGTACCGAGCGCCGACGCTCCCCGGCACCAGGCCCCCGACGACCTCGTCGTCGGCCTCGTCGCCGCCCTCGCCTTCCCCGAGCGCGTCGCCCGCCGCACAGACGACGGGACGTACCTGATGGTCGGGGGGACCCGGGCCGAGGTCGGGGGCGGGTCGGGGCTCGCGGGGGCCCGTTGGGTCGCCGTGGCCGTGGCTGATCGGGCCGCGGGGGCGGGGCATGCACGGGTGCGGCTGGGGGCCGTCGTGGACGAGGGGGTCGCGCGGAGTGCCGCCGCGTCGACGTACGCCGAGCGGGACGAGGTCGCGTGGGCCGACGGGGATCTCGTGGCGCGGCGGGTGGAGCGGCTCGGCGCGGTGGAGCTCGTGGTGCGGCCGATCAGGGAGCCGGACCCCGGTCTCGTACGGGACGCGTTGCTTGCGGGGCTGCGGCGGGAGGGGCTCGGGCTGCTGCGGTGGAGCCGGGACGCCGTCGCTCTGCGGGATCGGCTGCGGTTCCTGCGGCGGCACGTCGGGGAGCCCTGGCCGGACGTGTCGGACGGGGCGCTCCTGGAGCGCGCCGACGACTGGCTCGAACCGGAGCTGGGGCGGGCCGGGCGCCGCGCGGACCTGGGCCGGATCGACGCCGGGCAGGCCCTCACGCGGCTGCTGCCGTGGGCCACGGGCGAGGCGGTCCGGCTCGACGGGCTCGCGCCGGAGCGGGTGGAGGTGCCGAGCGGGTCACGGGTGCGGGTCGACTACACCGACCCCGAGCAGCCCGTCCTCGCCGTGAAGCTGCAGGAGATGTTCGGGCTGGAGGACACCCCGCGGGTCGCGGGCGTACCGCTGCTCGTCCATCTCCTCTCGCCCGCGGGGCGCCCGGCGGCCGTCACCGCCGACCTGGCCTCCTTCTGGCGCGACGGCTACCGCGCGGTCCGCGCCGAGCTGCGCGGGCGCTACCCCAAGCACCCGTGGCCCGAGGACCCGGCCGGGGCGGCGCCGACGCGGTACACCAAGGCCCGGCAGGAGCGCGCCCAGCGGGGGTGA
- a CDS encoding class I SAM-dependent methyltransferase, with product MERIIQEPDAPEPEATRRDADVTESSRANRGWWDRNADDYQIEHGTFLGDDRFVWGPEGLDEVEAELLGPPEELKGKDVLEIGAGAAQCSRWLAAQGARPVALDLSHRQLQHALRIQEGFGARVPLVEADAGALPFADASFDLACSAYGALPFVADPVRVLRDVHRVLRPGGRFVFSVTHPIRWAFPDEPGPEGLSVAASYFDRTPYVEQDEQGRAVYVEHHRTVGDRVRDVVAGGFRLVDLVEPEWPTWNTQEWGGWSPLRGNLIPGTAIFVCERD from the coding sequence ATGGAGCGGATCATCCAAGAGCCCGACGCACCCGAACCGGAAGCCACCCGGCGTGACGCCGACGTCACCGAGAGCAGCCGCGCGAATCGCGGCTGGTGGGACCGGAACGCGGACGACTACCAGATCGAGCACGGCACGTTCCTCGGGGACGACCGATTCGTGTGGGGCCCCGAGGGGCTCGACGAGGTGGAGGCGGAGCTGCTCGGCCCGCCCGAGGAGCTGAAGGGCAAGGACGTCCTGGAGATCGGGGCGGGCGCGGCCCAGTGTTCGCGCTGGCTCGCCGCGCAGGGCGCCCGGCCGGTCGCCCTCGACCTCTCCCACCGCCAGCTCCAGCACGCGCTGCGCATCCAGGAGGGCTTCGGGGCCCGGGTGCCGCTGGTGGAGGCCGACGCGGGCGCGCTGCCGTTCGCGGACGCCTCCTTCGACCTCGCCTGCTCCGCGTACGGGGCACTGCCGTTCGTCGCCGACCCGGTGCGGGTCCTGCGGGACGTGCACCGGGTGCTTCGTCCCGGCGGCCGGTTCGTCTTCTCCGTCACGCACCCGATCCGCTGGGCCTTCCCGGACGAGCCGGGGCCCGAGGGTCTCTCGGTGGCGGCCTCCTACTTCGACCGCACTCCGTACGTGGAGCAGGACGAGCAGGGGCGCGCGGTGTACGTGGAGCACCACCGCACGGTCGGGGACCGCGTGCGGGACGTGGTCGCGGGCGGGTTCCGTCTGGTGGACCTGGTGGAGCCGGAGTGGCCGACGTGGAACACCCAGGAGTGGGGCGGCTGGTCCCCGCTGCGCGGGAACCTCATCCCCGGGACGGCGATCTTCGTGTGCGAGCGGGACTGA
- the rpsA gene encoding 30S ribosomal protein S1: MTSSTETTATTPQVAVNDIGNEEAFLAAIDETIKYFNDGDIVDGVIVKVDRDEVLLDIGYKTEGVIPSRELSIKHDVDPNEVVAVGDEIEALVLQKEDKEGRLILSKKRAQYERAWGTIEKIKEEDGIVTGTVIEVVKGGLILDIGLRGFLPASLVEMRRVRDLQPYVGKELEAKIIELDKNRNNVVLSRRAWLEQTQSEVRQTFLTTLQKGQVRSGVVSSIVNFGAFVDLGGVDGLVHVSELSWKHIDHPSEVVEVGQEVTVEVLDVDMDRERVSLSLKATQEDPWQQFARTHQIGQVVPGKVTKLVPFGAFVRVDEGIEGLVHISELAERHVEIPEQVVQVNDEIFVKVIDIDLERRRISLSLKQANESFGADPSAVEFDPTLYGMAASYDDQGNYIYPEGFDPETNDWLEGFESQREAWEGQYAEAQQRFEQHQAQVIKSREADAQAAAEGGNEAPAGAAPAASGGGSYSSEGPDNSGALASDEALAALREKLAGGQS, translated from the coding sequence ATGACGAGCAGCACCGAGACCACCGCCACCACCCCGCAGGTTGCGGTCAACGACATCGGTAACGAGGAAGCCTTCCTCGCCGCGATCGACGAGACGATCAAGTACTTCAACGACGGCGACATCGTCGACGGCGTCATCGTGAAGGTCGACCGGGACGAGGTCCTGCTCGACATCGGTTACAAGACCGAAGGCGTCATCCCGAGCCGCGAGCTCTCCATCAAGCACGACGTCGACCCGAACGAGGTCGTCGCCGTCGGTGACGAGATCGAGGCCCTTGTTCTCCAGAAGGAGGACAAGGAAGGCCGCCTGATCCTCTCGAAGAAGCGCGCCCAGTACGAGCGTGCCTGGGGCACCATCGAGAAGATCAAGGAAGAGGACGGGATCGTCACCGGTACCGTCATCGAGGTCGTCAAGGGTGGTCTCATCCTCGACATCGGCCTCCGCGGCTTCCTCCCGGCCTCCCTGGTCGAGATGCGCCGTGTCCGCGACCTTCAGCCCTACGTGGGCAAGGAGCTCGAGGCCAAGATCATCGAGCTGGACAAGAACCGCAACAACGTGGTCCTGTCCCGCCGTGCCTGGCTCGAGCAGACCCAGAGCGAGGTCCGCCAGACCTTCCTCACGACCCTGCAGAAGGGCCAGGTCCGCTCCGGCGTCGTCTCCTCGATCGTCAACTTCGGTGCGTTCGTGGACCTCGGCGGCGTCGACGGTCTCGTCCACGTCTCCGAGCTGTCCTGGAAGCACATCGACCACCCCTCCGAGGTTGTCGAGGTCGGCCAGGAAGTCACCGTCGAGGTCCTCGACGTGGACATGGACCGCGAGCGCGTCTCCCTGTCGCTCAAGGCGACCCAGGAAGACCCGTGGCAGCAGTTCGCCCGCACGCACCAGATCGGGCAGGTCGTTCCCGGTAAGGTCACCAAGCTCGTTCCGTTCGGTGCGTTCGTGCGCGTCGACGAGGGCATCGAGGGCCTGGTCCACATCTCCGAGCTGGCCGAGCGCCACGTGGAGATCCCGGAGCAGGTCGTCCAGGTCAACGACGAGATCTTCGTCAAGGTCATCGACATCGACCTCGAGCGTCGCCGGATCTCGCTGTCGCTGAAGCAGGCCAACGAGTCCTTCGGCGCCGACCCGTCGGCCGTCGAGTTCGACCCGACCCTGTACGGCATGGCCGCGTCCTACGACGACCAGGGCAACTACATCTACCCCGAGGGCTTCGACCCCGAGACCAACGACTGGCTCGAGGGCTTCGAGTCCCAGCGTGAGGCTTGGGAGGGCCAGTACGCCGAGGCGCAGCAGCGCTTCGAGCAGCACCAGGCCCAGGTCATCAAGTCCCGCGAGGCCGACGCCCAGGCGGCGGCCGAGGGTGGCAACGAGGCTCCGGCCGGTGCGGCTCCCGCCGCCTCCGGCGGTGGCTCCTACTCCTCCGAGGGCCCGGACAACTCCGGTGCGCTTGCTTCGGACGAGGCGCTTGCCGCTCTGCGCGAGAAGCTGGCCGGCGGTCAGAGCTGA